The following DNA comes from Papaver somniferum cultivar HN1 chromosome 4, ASM357369v1, whole genome shotgun sequence.
GTTGCGTCTGAATGCTTTATCCGGTCCACTTCCGTCAGATCTTGCTATGTGTACTGATTTGAGAAACTTGTATTTGCAAGGGAACAGGATTTCCGGTGAGATTCCTGATTTTTTGTTCAAGCTGCCAAATTTAGTGAGGTTAAATCTTGCCGGGAACAACTTTTCCGGTGAGATCTCACCGTCGTTTAATAATCTGACTAGGTTGGGGACTTTGTATTTGGACGGGAATGAACTGACTGGTTCAATTCCTGAGCTGAATCTTCCTGATCTTGTTCAGTTTAATGTTTCGAATAATCATTTGAATGGATCAATTCCTAAGAAGTTGAGAACAATGAAGGCTAGTTCTTTCTCAGGGAATTCTCTTTGTGGTGGTCCGATGGGTCATTGCCCCGGTGAACCAGAAGACGGCcagccaaagaagaagaagttgtctgCCGGTGCGATTGCTGGAATTGTTATCGGGTCGATTGTTGGATTTCTTTTGATTCTATTGATTCTATTCTTTTTGTGTAGAAAGAAGAGTAGTGGAAAGACTAGAGCTGTAGATGTTTCTACTGCGAAAAATCCAAATGAGGTTGAAATGGGAGGTGATAAGGGAATTGGTGAGGAAAATGGTAATGGAAATCATGGTGGAGgaaatgctgctgctgctgttggtgcagGAACATTGGCTGCTTCTGCAGTTGCAAGTAAAGATGTGAATAGTGGTCTAGGAATGAAGAAATTGATATTCTTTGGAAATGCACCAAGGAGTTTTGATCTTGAAGATTTGTTAAGAGCATCAGCTGAAGTTTTAGGGAAAGGAACTTTTGGAACAGCTTATAAAGCTGTGTTAGAAGTTGGAACTATTGTAGCTGTGAAGAGATTGAAAGATGTGACTATTAGTGagaaggaattcagagagaagaTTGAAACTGTTGGATCTATGCAGAATGAGAGTTTGGTTCCATTAAGAGCTTACTATTACAGTGGTGATGAGAAACTTCTTGTGTATGATTACATGTCTATGGGAAGCTTGTCTGCGCTTTTGCATGGTGAGTACTCTTACATTATCCTAGCAATTTTTAgtctttttgttttgatttgctgTGATAATTTAGTATTGTTTTGTGGGTATGTTTCTGTGTTgttgtagggtttgattttatCTTCTTTATTGGTGAAAATCTGGTTAAGAAAACACTGAATTATACGTCTGTTGTGGGTGCATCATTGGTCTTGTGGGTCTTAGTTTATCTTCTTACATTACTTATAGATGCAAACTACTGCAATTTGTTGTGTTATTACTTATTAGTCTCTGAATTTGTTTCAGTTCAATCTAGACTAATTCCGGAGGTTTTAGTCATTAAATTCGTGGGCACTTCGTTGGCGTTCATTTTAGAGGTTATTTTATATGCTGTTTGCAAGTTGTTTGTGTTTGTTGTTTTCTGGCTTTGCAGTGTCTGTTTTTGTGCATTTTGATTTAGCTTAAGTTTTTTTGCATTCCTCACTTGTATTCACTATAACGAAGTAAGAAGTTAGAAATGTCATGTGCTTAGGTTCTTGGCATCCTGAATACACTTAATGTGTTCATCTTACCCTGTAATCTACATTTCAACGCTCCTAAACACTACGAAAAAAACAACACCATTGTTCATTTATGGATCATTAGATCATTATCTTAACCTCTTTTCATTTTTTATGCATCTATTCCTATAGGTAACAGAGGATCAGGAAGAACTCCTTTGAATTGGGAAACTCGATCTGGAATTGCTCTTGGAGCTGCTCGTGGTATCTCATTCCTTCACTCTCAGGGCTCTCACATCTCCCATGGCAACATTAAATCATCCAACATCCTTCTCACCAAGACATACGAAGCTCGTGTATCTGACTTTGGCCTTGCACAACTTGTTGGCCCCAATGCTACTCCTAACCGTGTCGCTGGATACCGTGCACCAGAGGTGACAGATCCTCGTAGAGTCTCCCAGAAAGCCGACGTTTACAGCTTCGGTGTTCTTCTTTTAGAACTATTAACGGGTAAAGCACCAACCCATGCCTTATTGAACGAGGAAGGTGTCGACCTTCCAAGATGGGTTCAATCTGTGGTTCGTGAGGAGTGGACTGCAGAAGTATTTGACCTTGAACTACTAAGATACCAGAATGTCGAGGAAGAGATGGTTCAACTCCTACAACTCGCAATAGATTGTGCAGCCCAATACCCAGACAAGCGACCAACGATGGCCGAGGTCACAAAGCGAATTGAAGAACTTCGACCCACAAGAGAGCAAGATCCTTCGTCTGACCTTGTCGAAGGAGAGGATGGATCTTCTCAACAAACCAGTTCAGTTGGTTAACAAATTGGGATAaagattaaaaacaaaaaagtcATGTTCATTCATTATGTCCATTTTTATCATGTTTACTTACTCTGATGatgtttgattgtttgttttctcAAGGAGGAGGGGTTTGTAAGGAAGGGGGAAAGAGGTGGTGGTTCTTTATTATGAATCAACTgtgtatgttttcttttcttttcaatagCAGcagccttttctttttttttctttttcttttttttttcctccttccattttttttagttttaatgaTAATAGGCATATGGTTGAGAACCTGGGAGGATTTAATTGTTGCTTTTGAGGGTTGAATAACATTGTTGGTTGATGGTTGTATGAATAGATTGGATGTATGGTGGTTGTAATTACTTCCTCTTTTTTCAAAGCACCTTTaagattatatatatttttttgaacATGTTATGTGTATTAATTCTCTTCAATGTGATGTGTTTCCAATGAAAAACAGATCTGAATTCATGGTTACTGTGTAATACTTTTTCTTTGACAGGGAGATAATGCCTCTTATCTAGGAGAGTAGATTTGGATTATGAATTTATTAGTTCAACTTGGAAGAAAGTTGGTTGATATTACCTGTATTTCTTGCTTAACAACAATTCCATAAAGGaagattttgatcaattgttggaAAACTGTCTACTGTATATAACTTAAAACATACATCAAATCCATAGATTAGGAAAAGATTATGGAACAACTTTATCTTTGTTCACTAAATATAATTTTAAATCGTATGCTTTACAATGAAGTTAATAGTGACAGACAACAGTCAATTTGTTTTATCACATACAACCTGCATTTTACTACAAATGTACTTCTACTTCTGCTTCTCTTATCCCTAGATTTTGCTGTAAATATTTTGATTAGGAAAATTATGAACAAAGTATTATACTATAAACATTAGGTAACTAATAATTATACAACTAACATATATCTAGAAAAAATGAGATAATTTACTTACTTCAGATAGAGACAGAGAGTTGGCAGAATAGGTAGTTGAAAAATGTAAATCAGTTTTGTTCTTCAAGTTGTTTAAATTGAAAAACGTTTAAGTAAGAGTGTTAGTTGTAATGTTTTTACATCATAAACAgaaaaatgcttcaaaaaaataaaaaaaataaattataaatagAAATGCCTTGGGAATTCTTGGCTTCAAACCACCACATGAAAATTTACTCTTGGTTATAAAACTTCCCCAAGCGATGGAGTATTTCTGCATGTTTAGAGCTTCACCAGACAACTTCAAATGATAAGTAACTGCACAAAGTCATTCTGatcacaataattttttttttgatgcaccCCCATATGTGGACACTTACATTACCGTGGAGCGATATATTTGTATTATTATATGTAGATGTAGATATTCGGAAAAATGAAGGATAAAAAAACACACCGCTTCATTGTCaatataatactccctccgtacctattatataggcgggcTGAATTTTGAAATCTCTTTGTACCAATAGATAGGTGGCGCCAGAGACGGAGCCAGCCCATTGTAAGGGTGTGCACTTGCACCCGCTGCCCAACTGGCTCCAAAGCCCATTTTAGGGcctttaagaatttttttataaCGATTTTTTGGGTACCACTCTTTTTTTTTGGAGGGGACCatcattttatttttagtaaGTTATTTGAAGTAATCtgaggacaccccttatccaaatatttgttTTAATACCAAAACTACCCTCTTAATTATTTTTGTGTAATGATTAAGGTtagattaattgatgattttttttaaaagaagtagaattattaagtgattaaataaagtagtagaagaagaagaaaatggagaaaaaaattattttgagatgggtgaatatggAGAAAAACATCCTTTGGGTACCGAGGTATGCTTGTAACTTAGTTAATGTTActataaatggcctaaaatatcttcaaaatgaaaattgtaacaaaaaatttcaactaggtcaacatagttcggttatattatacgaagaacatgtaaccgaactttcagcaaatgcagttcggttaataaatccaaaatacACAGGTAACCGAACCAGagatttaatggagtttttgtttgttcggctagctgatgaaaaatcaaatgtaaCTGAATAACTATGCTTGAATTTTTAGAGTTTTGTTCGGTTCAGTCGACTCAACCacgttgtaaccgaactttaaacaATAGAGTTCGGTAGGTTCGCAACGTTTATAAAACATTGCCCAACTCTTCGTTCGGTTAGCAGAAAAAATTGCGACTTAACCGAACTcattatataggttttcagagtaatgttcggtttttGTTTTTGCGATTGAAAcgaactcaacatttggctataAAAAGAAGAGtttggttttgaaattttttttgcaACTCAACCGAACTCAGGCGtttggttaggagaaaaaaaacaTCCTtagccgaagtgttcttcgtgttcttcatctttaaaAGTTCGGTCGTAAAACTAGAGGCTTTTTCAAAATTATCCTAACCAAACTTACTACTGTAACCTCTATATTCAacctattttgatgattactgctcaaaatttcaatcaaaaacgaattaCAAGTAATGGGTTTATGGGAAAGTACTTATGGACGGGTTTGTTTAcaaaagattgattaatcgacgatgaaaattcaatgaatcgacgacgatgaaatttgatgattttgattagatttgtatatgatcaggtttagatgatcataaattgatgaagacgaaaagaaaaaaaaaattgttgaatagaggaagaagaagttatAGATTACTTATAATTTTAATTAGCTTAAAGGGTAAACTAGTCATCTCcaccttttaggacaccccttataactataggcaAGGTGGCCTAATCAAATTATGGTCCCTCAAAAAAACAGTGGTGCCCaaaacatcgttttttttttatatatatttaaacCTGTTTTTGCATTTTTGCACCCCCTAGAATTTCTATTTGCACCCATATCAAATTTTTGTATCCCTTCCCATGATTCTTGGACGGAGTCCTATTTTCAAGATGAATTTTCTCACAAATACGTTTATTTATTGTACATTGAAAATGGTGTTAGTAATAAGACAGAGtgtaaaacaagaaaaaacaagaaaaatgataaattcaaaataatttttttaatctaagagaattggtCCTCCGGCTATATATGTGGCACGGAAGGAGTATAAATTTACTATCAAATACCGTGTTTTCTATCGTTTTCGTAAAAAGATTTCTCTCATTTTTCAATGGATAAATTAGAGATATAACATACCGGATTTTATGGTTCGTCAATGGATTTAGCGGTCCATTATAGAAATTTCGGTTATCAGATTATTAAAAATAGACCTCTGTTGCACATTCCGATGAATCGGAGATGTAACATATCAGATTTTATGGTTTTTCAGTGGACTTTGTGATCCGACATAGAAATTCTGGTTACCAATTTACTAGAGATAGACTTCCGGTACACATTTCGATGAACTGGAGATGTAACATATCAGATTTTATTGTTCTTCAATAGATTTAGCGATCCAACATAGAAATTCAGGTTGATCGGAAACGACATGATGCATTATGCGGTTACCAGATTACTAGAGATAGCCCTCCATCACTCTGTGTACATTCCGATGAACTGAAGATGTAACATATATCAAATTTTTCGGGGACTTTGAATATCACCAAAATACACTTTCCGGAGTAGTGCAGTTCAATAATGCATGTGAATGTACGACTCCTTCTCTCTCCCTCTCACCCGATCTCAACCTGTTTTCTTCCGGCATGTTCTTATTTTTCGCCCGTTATTCTTGTCTGGTAGTCCTCCAACGGTTATCTTCCACCGGTTTTCTGACCGTCCGACCAAAAGTCTGGCCGAATTACCAATCTAATCTCATGAATATCATCCTCAGTGCTTAatcttccaacccttttgctataTCTTATGGGTTCCAACCAGAAATCTCTTATCATCAATCATCACAGCAAATTACACAAGACTCACAATCATAGTATTCATCACAGTAGTCTTTACAAGACTCGCAATCACAGAGGAATCCGCAAAACTATCTAGAATGACAATCACTTAAATACCTGAAAAAAGTTCTCAAGTCACTATGGAAAGGAATTACAAGAAAAACACTCAAATCCTCCAGTCTCATCAATGTGGCTGTAACTCTCTAAACAGCTAAGGAAAATCATAAATATCTATGCAAGAAATATGATGGCTACTTATTCAACTATGTTCTCCTCAAAGCTACCATCTCTACTAAGCTTCACATTGATTTTTTTCGAAATCTATTCTCTGGATGGTCTAACTTTCTTCTTAATGCTCTGGCATTCTAAAGTAAGATATGCAAAGGTATTGTTTCTATTTCTTCTATCTCTCAAAATCAGTTTATTATACTGGAAAGCCATGGGATTTCATGAATTAGCAAATCCTTGTATTTCTAATTTTTGGACTAATATCCCATGTCTTGAGCATTTCAACATACATATGCATCCTAAGTTCTATTTACTTCGCAAAATTTCTATTCATACTAGATTAGACATTCATATTCATAGCAAAATTCAAATTAAACCCATCCACATCCATTGCATTAATTATATTACAGATAACTGTCTTCTTAACTTAGTTCAAATCAAAGATGACATGTGTTTCAAATCGGGGCACAAGCGACCAccttcaaaaaccaaaaaatcattCATTGTCTGTTGAAGGAAATTGAACTAGACATTACCTATCTAGACAAAATTAGCTCTGTTTTGACCAACACCTCGCAGTCCTTAGCGAGTTTGTACTCCTTGCGATCTATCTGGTCGTACTGGTGGATAGTTGCGCACTCCTCTTCGCTTGCAGGTACTGGAGAAGGTGCATCCATTGGAACTGGTGGTGCTGGTACTACAGGTGCCTCGGCTGGTACTGGTACGGGTGGTGGATTAACATTTCCATAACTAGCATTAGTAACTGCTATGACTTCATCTGCGATTCGACCTACTACAGGGCAAAACATGTCGAGATGAAGAAACACAATGGATTGAGGAGGAAGTGGAACCCTTTCATTCGTGCGAATCTCTTCTCTTACAGGATCAGGCCTCACATTAGCAAAGAATCCATGACGCACTCCACCAACAACCACATACCTATCACCTACAAGCACAACCCCCTCATTCATCACACATTTCCCAATTTGGGGATGAGATACATAAACAACCCGACCATCATTAACACTCCATCCATGATTTGGATCTTGACTGGCAGCATTAGGTGTTGGATGGGGTTTATTATTCTTTTTGGAAGCCTCATCAGACACATCCTCTTCCTCGGCTTGAGCACCATTGCCACTCCCACTCCCACTTCCAATCTCATTTACACTATTCTGAAATACTATCCTGCTAGTTCCATGCTCACCTACATGAATAcccttgttgatacatgaaaaatattatcccCTTAACCAGGCTAGTGTGCCCTCAAAGAGGAGGCAAGCCTAGCATGACACATGAGGACTtagggactaaagcccaagtccaccaagaaaatgtctattagatggaaaggacaagggaggaattgaTAGGAAAGAAGGAGGTTTTATTAGATAAGGAATGACATTAatagtaattaaagaagtttaggacacatggaatgatgtcataaaaggaatgggcttttggaaagtctatataaagaaggaaaaggtacaatggaaggacaactctctctcttactattcctgGGAAAGTGAGGTCATCTggatagctaggacgggtagaaccccaAACataaattcacccctcaacatttggcgaccacacctggAGGCTCGATCCTAGCTGACCATGACACACGTAGGAGGCGCTAACCCTGGTACAATAGAGAACCAAGTAACTGACCGACCCATCAATTGGGAAGAAGTAACAATAGAGGATGACAACGAGGAAGAAACACCGATCCAAGGTGTTATCAAACGACCGGCAGGATATGGATCCCAAAACAGAGAGACGACGACAACACGAGGAAAGAACACGCAAGTAACCCAATCGCCAAAACCTATACCATCAACCCTGCAAAACATGCAAAAGGAACTAGAAGAGCGCTCACGCAGAAGACAGGAGCTTGAAGACTGGATCGCGCAAGCAGTAATAGCAGGACAAGACACTCCCAGAGAAAAGACGAAGGGAAATAAGTGCAAAGACGACGAGACAATGGCGATGTCATAAAAAGAAATGGCGGAGTATTTGGAGAAAATCTATCATGTGGTGAAACAAGACAACCATTGCCGCGTAAGTAGCCCATACCCGATGGATATCCGAAAATACTAATACCCCGAAGATTACAGATCTCCAAAATTCAAGACATACGACGGACAAGGAAACGCCCGAGAACATCTTAGCCGATTTCTATCAGCAATGAATGATAGAGCCTCCGATGGAAAGTTATTCCTAAGATAATTCCCCAAATCGCTCACAGGAACGGCATTCACTTGGTATGATAACCTAAAGGAAGAAAGTGTAGATTCCTGGCCAACCATGTGCACACTCTTCCTTCGGAAATTCTACCCAGCTAAGAGGAAAATCACGGCGATAGATTTAAGCAAGAATGGACAACGGATAGGGGAAGAAATAGGAAAGTATATCTTACGGTTCCGGCGCCTGACGCTACACTGTCATGAAGAAATCAATGAAGAGACACTCGTCGAGATTTGCGTACGGGGAATGATCCCAGCTTTCAAGGGGAACTTgatcaacttcagcttccaaaCCTTTGTCGATCTAGATGAAGCAGCTGAAAGGATTGCCAATTGTGTAGAAGAAATACACATAGACTCTACTTGGCGCCATACAGTCAGTACCGCGTCTGAGGAGTCGCGCAACGTAAGACCCAACACTAACAGTGAAAGGAGAAATCAATTCCGAACTTGCGGAAGAGGACGAGGAAGAAACTGAGGGGCTAGGCACGACTTTAATCCACCACCTCCTCTCCCTTAAAACTAAAGAGCGCGCGGTCGAATTACTTAGCCAATGAGGCACCAGAGGAGAAATCCAGCTCCCTCCGAAGGTAGTGGACGTCAACAAGATGGATCAGAACTCTGCCAGGTACTGCCAATATCACCGAAGATTAGGACACCCGACAGAATAATGTCTCTCCATAAAGAGTATATTTGAACGAAATCGCGCCTCTGGAGAACTCGGGCCAGCCAAGCAAACGATCGAGCATGACCCTTTCCCTCTCCATTGATGTGAAACAGAGGAGAAGAGGGAAAATGTGAGTGGTAGCGCAAAAATTGTAAACAACCTTTTTGTAGTAAGAAAAGTTTTTCCAACCAACTACGAGTAgacatctacaaaaggtctcaggtcagccaaagaCGCCTGATAGACTAACaagtctacaaaaggtctcaggttagccaagggcgcctaattgactgacaaatctacaaaaggtctcaggtcagccgaAGGCGCATGATatactgacaaatttacaaaaggtctcaggttagccaaggacgcctgattgactgaaaaatatacaaaaggtctcaggtcatccaaaggcggctgatcgactgacaagtctacaaaaggtctcaggttagccaagggcgcctgattgactaaaaaatctacaaaaggtctcaggtcagccaaaggaGCCTGATAGACTGAATAgctaagggcgcctgattgactgaaaaatctacaaaaggtctcaggtcagccaaaggcgcctgattgactgacaaatctataaaaggtctcaggttagccaagggcgcctgattgactgacaaatctacaaaaggtctctaCAGCCAAAGGAGCCTGATAGACTGACAAatatacaaaaggtctcaggttatccAAGggcacctgattgactgacaaatataCAAAATGTATCAGGTCAGCTAAAGGCGCCTGATAGACTGACAAactcacaaaaggtctcaggttagccaaggaCGCCTGATTGaccgacaaatctacaaaaggtctcaggtcagccaaaggcgcctgatcgactgacaaatatacaaaaggtctcaggtcagccaagggcgcctgatagACTGACaagtctacaaaaggtctcaggttagccaagggcacctgattgactgacaaatctacaaaaaggtctcaggtcagccaaaggaACCTAATAGACTGAAAAATTTAAAAAAGGTCTCGGGTtatccaagggcgcctgatcgactgacaaatctacaaaagatcTCAGgtcatccaaaggcgcctgatcgactgacaactctacaaaaggtctcaggtcagccaaaggcgcctgatagaCTGACAAGCCTACAAAATATCTCAGGTtatccaagggcgcctgattgactgacaaatctacaaaaggtctcaggtcagccaaaggcgcctgatagactgacaaatctacaaaaggtctcaggtcagccaagggcgcctgattgactgaaaaatctaaaaaaggTATGaggtcagccaaaggcgcctgatcgactgacaaatttataaaaggtctcaggttagccaagggcACCTGactgactgacaaatctacaaaaggtctcaggtcagcaaAAGGCGCATGATAGACTGACaagtctacaaaaggtctcaggtcatccaaaggcgcctgatagaCTGACaagtctacaaaaggtctcaggttatccatgggcgcctgattgactgacaagtctacaaaaggtctcaggtcatccaagggcgcctgatcgactgacaaatccacaaaaggtctcaggacagccaagggcgcctgatcgactgaaaaatccacaaaaggtctcaggttagccaagggcgcctgatcgactgacaaacctacaaaaggtctcaggtcagccaaaggcgtctgatcgactgacaaatctacaaaatgtctcaggacagccaaaggtctcaggtcagccaaaggaGTCTAATCGACTGACAAacctacaaaaggtctcaggacatcCAAAGGCGCCCGATAGACTGACaagtctacaaaag
Coding sequences within:
- the LOC113275358 gene encoding probable inactive receptor kinase RLK902; translated protein: MGVHSRLTFFFILIFGIFHLGKPDLTGDKNALLTLRSSVVGWKLNWTSTQSSAPCNWEGIVCENNRVAVLRLPGTGLIGKIPMGVFGNLTHLRTLSLRLNALSGPLPSDLAMCTDLRNLYLQGNRISGEIPDFLFKLPNLVRLNLAGNNFSGEISPSFNNLTRLGTLYLDGNELTGSIPELNLPDLVQFNVSNNHLNGSIPKKLRTMKASSFSGNSLCGGPMGHCPGEPEDGQPKKKKLSAGAIAGIVIGSIVGFLLILLILFFLCRKKSSGKTRAVDVSTAKNPNEVEMGGDKGIGEENGNGNHGGGNAAAAVGAGTLAASAVASKDVNSGLGMKKLIFFGNAPRSFDLEDLLRASAEVLGKGTFGTAYKAVLEVGTIVAVKRLKDVTISEKEFREKIETVGSMQNESLVPLRAYYYSGDEKLLVYDYMSMGSLSALLHGNRGSGRTPLNWETRSGIALGAARGISFLHSQGSHISHGNIKSSNILLTKTYEARVSDFGLAQLVGPNATPNRVAGYRAPEVTDPRRVSQKADVYSFGVLLLELLTGKAPTHALLNEEGVDLPRWVQSVVREEWTAEVFDLELLRYQNVEEEMVQLLQLAIDCAAQYPDKRPTMAEVTKRIEELRPTREQDPSSDLVEGEDGSSQQTSSVG